One window from the genome of Candidatus Aegiribacteria sp. encodes:
- a CDS encoding GNAT family N-acetyltransferase, which translates to MKLEDPLIKKTDKLVSKVFPFRSLSERLTFWAFKNQNNGLVKILIKLFGVSSLSNFWVAIDEDNNVVGTTGIYTYIKDENEAIWLAWFCVDPEQRGKGIGKKLIEYSINMAREYKKKYFRLYTSSDPNEAAAQNLYDKYGFKVIKRGKKLFYTRIYRELEL; encoded by the coding sequence GTGAAACTTGAAGATCCGTTAATTAAAAAAACCGATAAACTTGTATCAAAAGTATTTCCATTCAGAAGTTTATCAGAACGCTTAACATTCTGGGCATTTAAAAATCAGAATAATGGATTAGTGAAAATATTAATTAAATTGTTCGGTGTTTCATCTCTATCAAATTTCTGGGTTGCTATAGATGAAGATAACAATGTTGTTGGAACAACTGGAATTTATACATACATAAAGGATGAAAATGAAGCAATCTGGTTGGCATGGTTCTGTGTTGATCCCGAGCAAAGAGGGAAAGGTATTGGGAAAAAATTGATCGAGTATTCAATCAATATGGCAAGAGAATACAAGAAAAAGTATTTTCGACTTTATACTTCAAGTGATCCTAATGAAGCTGCTGCCCAAAACCTATATGATAAATATGGCTTTAAAGTGATAAAAAGGGGAAAGAAATTATTTTACACGAGAATATATAGAGAGCTTGAATTATGA
- a CDS encoding nuclear transport factor 2 family protein — protein sequence MNAKEVVTAFWKTIESNDFYMASEWLSENFECYWPQSSELIIGRMNFALINTNYPANGTWKYHINSIVCEGNHVVSDVSVTDGTVSARAITFHTVENDLITKQTEFWPENYEAPEWRRQWVRIVK from the coding sequence ATGAATGCAAAAGAAGTTGTAACAGCATTCTGGAAAACAATTGAGAGCAATGATTTTTACATGGCAAGTGAATGGCTCTCTGAAAATTTCGAATGCTACTGGCCTCAATCATCAGAATTGATCATCGGCAGAATGAATTTCGCTTTGATAAATACTAACTATCCTGCAAACGGCACCTGGAAATATCACATTAATTCAATTGTTTGTGAGGGTAATCACGTGGTTAGTGATGTTAGTGTTACAGATGGTACAGTCAGCGCCAGAGCGATAACATTCCATACTGTAGAGAATGACTTAATCACCAAGCAAACAGAATTCTGGCCGGAAAACTATGAAGCTCCAGAGTGGCGGAGACAGTGGGTCAGGATCGTTAAGTGA
- a CDS encoding GNAT family N-acetyltransferase, with protein sequence MAYKDPPTIAKAFRAQGWNKTQGQYEKYHSQQMEGSRTVLIAEMNGEFAGYLTIVWESDYRPFRDAGIPEIVDFNVLMAQQQKGFGTALMDRAEALIAERSKIAGICVGLDADFGAAQVMYARRGYIPDGRGIQYDGKQLKFGDKTIVDYSLCMCFMKQLKE encoded by the coding sequence ATGGCATATAAAGATCCTCCGACTATTGCGAAGGCGTTCCGTGCACAGGGGTGGAATAAAACGCAGGGTCAATATGAGAAATACCATTCGCAACAAATGGAAGGTAGTCGTACTGTTCTTATCGCTGAGATGAATGGAGAATTCGCTGGCTACCTCACCATAGTCTGGGAATCAGATTATCGCCCTTTTCGTGATGCGGGTATTCCCGAAATCGTAGATTTTAATGTCCTGATGGCTCAACAGCAGAAAGGTTTCGGGACTGCCCTTATGGACAGAGCAGAAGCCTTGATAGCGGAGAGATCGAAGATCGCAGGTATTTGTGTGGGCCTGGACGCGGATTTTGGAGCGGCCCAGGTTATGTACGCCAGGCGAGGCTATATACCCGATGGCCGCGGAATACAGTATGATGGAAAGCAGCTTAAGTTCGGGGATAAAACAATTGTGGATTACAGCCTTTGCATGTGTTTCATGAAGCAGCTCAAGGAATAG
- a CDS encoding GNAT family N-acetyltransferase: MINFDQYYHKYLGVDTERMKAGNRVFPCERRAESFAFFYVHHLISTVIDGNVIFSVSPEFAPAFEIQRTALSDNLVNEELLKMIDDTFFDFLPVLLYSTRLMIRMTLDKGELVKQKKKIQVNVLSESDKARFISRWIVRGKKSIEYLWDARAETIRAGRYFTAFEKDEIASSAYISDIDYQGANITVGTGLKFRKKGYGKAVVSHATEWCFTHGYRPIYLVDINNKPSIKLAESLGFREMSREVIVSSYNEIH, encoded by the coding sequence ATGATCAACTTCGATCAATATTACCATAAATACCTTGGCGTTGATACGGAACGCATGAAAGCAGGAAATCGAGTCTTTCCATGCGAGAGAAGAGCAGAATCATTTGCTTTCTTCTATGTACACCATCTGATTTCAACAGTTATTGATGGGAATGTGATATTCTCTGTTTCTCCGGAGTTTGCTCCTGCCTTTGAGATTCAACGTACAGCACTTTCAGACAACCTTGTTAATGAGGAATTACTGAAAATGATCGATGATACTTTCTTTGATTTCCTTCCGGTCCTGCTTTACAGCACCAGACTTATGATACGAATGACACTGGATAAGGGAGAATTGGTCAAACAAAAAAAGAAGATCCAGGTTAATGTTCTCTCAGAATCAGACAAGGCCAGGTTCATTTCTCGCTGGATTGTTAGAGGAAAGAAATCTATTGAATATTTGTGGGACGCAAGAGCAGAAACTATTCGTGCCGGCAGATACTTCACTGCTTTTGAGAAAGATGAAATCGCTTCTTCAGCATACATATCAGATATTGATTACCAGGGAGCAAATATTACGGTAGGAACAGGTTTAAAATTCAGGAAAAAAGGATATGGAAAAGCTGTTGTCAGCCATGCGACTGAATGGTGCTTCACGCATGGATATCGACCAATATACCTTGTAGATATTAACAACAAACCATCGATTAAACTGGCTGAGAGCCTGGGTTTCAGGGAGATGTCTCGGGAAGTTATCGTATCGTCGTACAATGAAATCCATTAA
- a CDS encoding transcriptional coactivator p15/PC4 family protein, translating into MEKTIRDIEKGTDLVRIELSEFKGNQYIGARIYYMDDKGDWKPTRKGITLTPELMEQVRDSLSEALDEIEDK; encoded by the coding sequence TTGGAAAAAACTATCAGGGATATCGAGAAGGGTACGGATCTGGTACGAATAGAACTGTCTGAATTCAAAGGAAATCAGTACATTGGCGCCAGGATTTACTATATGGATGACAAGGGCGACTGGAAGCCCACTCGCAAGGGTATTACATTGACGCCTGAATTGATGGAGCAGGTTCGGGATTCACTGAGCGAAGCTCTGGATGAGATTGAAGACAAATAA